A genome region from Erigeron canadensis isolate Cc75 chromosome 3, C_canadensis_v1, whole genome shotgun sequence includes the following:
- the LOC122592604 gene encoding transmembrane 9 superfamily member 1, giving the protein MCSSATLSVAVTTLLLFISSPAFASDYDHKYQADDVVDLWVNKVGPYNNPQETYNYYVLPFCRPPGHAGHKWGGLGEVLGGNELIDSQIDVKFQKNVEKDTICELVLDEPKVLQFKQAIENNYWFEFFMDDLPLWGFVGELNSDRNSDNKHMLFTHKNITIKYNKDKIIHVNLTQENPKPLEVGKKLDMTYSVKWSETNITFGRRFDVYLDYHFFEHQIHWFSIFNSFMMVIFLTGLVSMILMRTLRNDYAKYAREDDDLETLERDVSEESGWKLVHGDVFRPPRNMVLLSAVVGTGAQMAVLILLVILLAIVGMLYVGRGAIVTTFIVCYALTSFVSGYVSGGMYSRNGGKNWIKSMILTASLFPFLCFGIGFVLNTVAIFYGSLAAIPFGTMVVLFLIWGCISAPLSLFGTVVGRNWSGAPNNPCRVKTIPRPIPEKKWYLTPSVVSIMGGLLPFGSIFIEMYFVFTSFWNYKVYYVYGFMLLVFIILVIVTVCVTIVGTYFLLNAENYYWQWTSFFSAASTAIYVYLYSIYYYYVKTKMSGFFQTSFYFGYTAMFCLGLGILCGAVGHLGSNLFVRRIYRNIKCD; this is encoded by the exons ATGTGTTCCTCCGCCACTCTCTCCGTCGCTGTCACCACCTTGCTCCTTTTCATTTCCTCGCCGGCGTTCGCTTCAGATTATGATCATAAG TACCAAGCAGATGATGTGGTtgacctttgggtgaataaaGTTGGGCCTTATAATAACCCACAGGaaacatataattattatgtcCTTCCATTTTGTCGCCCACCTGGTCATGCTGGGCACAAATGGGGTGGTCTGGGTGAAGTATTGGGTGGAAATGAGCTAATTGATAGTCAAATCGATGTCAAGTTTCAAA AGAATGTGGAAAAGGATACTATTTGTGAGCTCGTACTAGATGAACCAAAGGTCCTGCAGTTTAAACAAGCTATTGAGAATAACTATTGGTTCGAATTTTTCATGG ATGATCTACCACTGTGGG GTTTTGTTGGTGAGCTAAATTCTGATAGGAATAGTGATAACAAGCATATGCTGTTCACACATAAAAACATTActataaaatacaacaaagataAG ATCATACATGTTAATCTTACCCAAGAGAACCCAAAACCTTTGGAAGTTGGGAAAAAGTTAGACATGACATATTCAGTCAAGTGGAGTGAAACTAACATCACATTTGGTCGCCGTTTTGATGTTTACCTGGATTACCATTTTTTTGAGCATCAG ATACATTGGTTCTCCATATTCAATTCATTTATGATGGTTATCTTTCTTACTGGACTGGTTTCAATGATACTCATGCGCACTCTCAGAAATGACTATGCCAAGTATGCACGGGAAGATGATGATCTTGAAACTTTG gaGAGAGATGTAAGTGAAGAATCTGGTTGGAAACTTGTTCATGGGGATGTTTTCCGCCCCCCTCGCAATATGGTTTTGTTGTCGGCTGTTGTTGGTACAGGTGCCCAAATGGCAGTATTGATACTTCTTGTCATCTTGCTTGCAATTGTTGGAATGTTGTATGTCGG GAGAGGAGCTATCGTCACAACATTTATAGTCTGCTATGCTCTTACCTCTTTTGTTTCTGGCTATGTGAGTGGTGGGATGTATTCGCGCAATGGTG GGAAAAATTGGATAAAGTCGATGATCTTGACAGCTTCGCTTTTCCCATTTTTATGCTTTGGGATTGGTTTTGTTCTAAATACAGTTGCTATATTTTATGGGTCTCTAGCTGCCATTCCATTTGGCACAATGGTGGTTCTTTTTCTTATATGGGGTTGTATCTCTGCCCCTCTTTCTCTTTTTGGTACGGTTGTGGGAAGGAACTGGAGTGGTGCTCCAAACAACCCATGTCGTGTGAAGACCATTCCTCGCCCAATTCCTGAAAAGAAATGGTATCTCACTCCGTCGGTAGTATCGATAATGGGAGGACTGCTACCTTTTGGTAGTATCTTTATTGAGATGTACTTTGTATTCACGTCCTTTTGGAATTACAAG GTGTACTACGTCTATGGCTTTATGCTACTTGTTTTTATCATTCTCGTCATTGTTACTGTTTGCGTTACAATCGTGGGAACATACTTTTTACTAAACGCGGAGAATTACTACTGGCAATGGACTTCATTCTTCTCTGCAGCCTCTACAGCTATTTATGTGTATTTGTATTCAATATATTACTACTACGTAAAGACTAAAATGTCTGGGTTTTTCCAAACCAGCTTTTACTTTGGATATACAGCCATGTTCTGCCTTGGCTTAGGAATTCTCTGTG GAGCGGTTGGTCATTTGGGCTCTAACCTTTTTGTAAGAAGGATCTACCGAAACATCAAATGCGACTAG